One part of the Olleya sp. YS genome encodes these proteins:
- the murB gene encoding UDP-N-acetylmuramate dehydrogenase, which produces MPVLNNISLKPYNTFGIDVKAKHFISINSVKELKDIYASKKYPSKFILGGGSNMLLTQDVDALVIHIDLKGKTIISQTEHDVLINCQAGENWHDFVLWTLDNNYGGLENLSLIPGNVGTSPIQNIGAYGVELKDTFYSCNALNLNTLKEDTFSNKDCKFEYRNSIFKQEAKGQYIITSVTFKLSTKNHVLHTNYGAITSELENMKIKNPTIQDVSKAVIAIRESKLPNPKEIGNSGSFFKNPVITISEFEKLQQNFPNVPHYVVSKKAIKVPAGWLIETAGFKGKSFGNYGVHKKQALVLVNYGGASGHDILKLSKLIQSTIYRIFNISIEAEVNIF; this is translated from the coding sequence GTGCCAGTTTTAAATAACATATCTCTAAAACCATACAATACTTTTGGTATTGATGTTAAAGCAAAGCACTTTATATCGATTAACTCTGTTAAGGAGTTGAAAGATATCTACGCTTCTAAAAAATATCCTAGTAAGTTTATACTTGGTGGAGGTAGCAACATGTTGTTAACTCAAGATGTGGACGCATTAGTGATTCATATAGATTTAAAAGGTAAAACCATAATTTCACAAACAGAGCATGATGTTTTAATTAACTGTCAAGCTGGCGAAAATTGGCATGACTTTGTGCTTTGGACATTAGATAACAACTATGGAGGATTAGAAAATTTATCGTTAATACCTGGTAATGTCGGTACCAGTCCAATACAAAATATTGGTGCTTATGGCGTGGAACTAAAAGACACATTTTATTCATGTAACGCTTTAAATTTAAACACTTTAAAAGAAGATACTTTTTCTAATAAAGACTGTAAATTTGAGTATCGTAACTCGATATTTAAACAAGAAGCTAAAGGACAATATATTATTACAAGTGTGACTTTTAAATTAAGTACTAAAAATCATGTATTGCATACTAACTATGGAGCCATTACTTCTGAGTTAGAGAACATGAAAATTAAAAACCCAACCATACAAGATGTTTCAAAAGCAGTAATTGCTATTCGCGAAAGCAAATTACCAAACCCTAAAGAAATTGGTAATTCTGGAAGTTTCTTTAAAAATCCAGTAATTACTATATCAGAATTTGAAAAACTACAGCAAAATTTTCCTAATGTGCCACATTATGTGGTATCTAAAAAAGCTATTAAAGTACCAGCTGGCTGGTTAATTGAAACAGCAGGTTTTAAAGGCAAATCTTTTGGTAATTATGGTGTCCACAAAAAGCAAGCTTTAGTGTTAGTAAATTATGGTGGAGCTAGTGGTCATGATATTTTAAAACTTTCAAAATTAATACAAAGCACTATTTATCGTATCTTTAATATATCTATTGAAGCTGAAGTCAATATTTTTTAA
- a CDS encoding pyridoxal phosphate-dependent aminotransferase, producing the protein MPKISQKGQLMPQSPIRKLVPFAEKAYKMGKTVYHLNIGQPDIKTPQIALDAVKLHELDILAYTRSEGSEEYRKKIAAYYAKNDIKVKHDDIIVTTGGSEALLFAFGSIMDVDDEVIIPEPFYANYNGFSTASGVKVVPVISKIEDNFALPPIEEFEKLITPKTKAILICNPGNPTGYLYSKEEIKKLADIVKKHDLFLIADEVYREFAYDGAKHYSILQEVGLDNHAIVIDSVSKRYSMCGARIGCLVSKNKEVIATALKFAQARLSPPTLAQIASEAALETPQSYFDDVINEYVDRRNVLIEELNKIEGVQVANPKGAFYCIAQLPIKNSDAFAQWLLESFDVDGETVMVAPAAGFYSTPGVGLNQIRIAYVLNEESLVKAVNIIKQALKVYKD; encoded by the coding sequence ATGCCAAAAATCTCTCAAAAAGGGCAATTAATGCCTCAATCACCAATACGAAAATTAGTTCCTTTTGCAGAAAAAGCCTATAAAATGGGCAAAACTGTGTATCATTTAAATATTGGTCAACCTGACATCAAAACGCCACAGATAGCTTTGGATGCAGTTAAATTACATGAATTAGACATTTTAGCTTACACAAGATCTGAAGGCTCTGAGGAATACAGAAAAAAAATAGCAGCTTATTATGCAAAAAATGATATTAAGGTAAAACATGACGACATAATTGTTACCACTGGTGGTAGTGAAGCTTTGCTTTTTGCTTTTGGAAGTATTATGGATGTTGATGATGAAGTGATTATTCCAGAACCTTTTTATGCAAATTATAACGGATTTTCAACAGCATCTGGTGTTAAGGTCGTACCTGTAATATCTAAAATTGAAGATAATTTTGCATTACCTCCAATTGAGGAATTCGAAAAATTAATCACACCAAAGACTAAAGCTATTTTAATTTGTAATCCAGGAAATCCTACAGGTTATTTATATTCTAAAGAAGAGATTAAAAAACTAGCAGACATTGTAAAAAAACATGATTTATTTTTAATAGCAGACGAAGTATATCGTGAGTTTGCTTATGATGGTGCAAAACACTACTCCATTTTACAAGAAGTAGGTTTGGACAACCATGCTATAGTTATTGACTCTGTGTCTAAACGTTATAGTATGTGTGGTGCACGTATAGGTTGTTTGGTTTCAAAAAACAAAGAGGTTATTGCTACTGCATTAAAATTTGCACAAGCCCGATTGAGTCCTCCAACATTGGCTCAAATTGCAAGTGAAGCTGCGTTAGAGACACCACAAAGTTATTTTGATGATGTTATTAATGAGTATGTAGATAGACGTAATGTGTTAATAGAAGAATTAAACAAAATTGAAGGTGTACAAGTTGCCAACCCAAAAGGAGCGTTTTATTGTATCGCTCAATTACCAATAAAAAATAGTGATGCTTTTGCACAATGGCTTTTAGAATCTTTTGATGTGGATGGAGAAACCGTAATGGTAGCTCCTGCAGCAGGTTTTTACAGCACACCAGGTGTTGGACTTAATCAAATACGCATAGCTTACGTTTTAAATGAAGAGAGCCTAGTGAAAGCAGTTAACATTATTAAACAAGCACTAAAAGTTTATAAAGATTAG
- a CDS encoding aspartyl protease family protein, whose protein sequence is MRLLKISFFLILICSFYSQAQSTYVLDKDSASQKIRFELINNVIIIPVEVNGISLKFLLDTGVSKPIVFNFLKASDSLKVLNAEKIKLKGLGDGDYIDALRSSHNTFKIGNAINTDQTFFAIFDPRVNFAPKLGIAIDGIIGYDLFKDFIVEINYSNRFIRLHQPDKYTYKSCKKCETFNLEFNNNKPYLDAKVLTNGKDIPVKMLIDSGSSDAIWLFEDDEKDLTLSKNYFYDFLGSGLSGNVFGKRTKIDALKLKQFVLENPKAAFPDSVTIASVKKFKDRDGTLGGEVLRRFNCIVDYTNSKLTLKPNYFFKKKFSYNKSGLQIEHDGVRVIMEFDVYDNSTTFNPNSSGLQVKSILAKDYKYSIKPAYRVFNVIKNSPAYKAGLQKGDVIFEINGKSTHDMTLNNLVGYFYQKEGTRIKLVVDRLGKNRKFEFNLESPIK, encoded by the coding sequence ATGCGTTTACTTAAAATAAGTTTCTTCCTAATCTTAATCTGTAGCTTTTATTCTCAAGCACAAAGTACTTATGTGTTAGATAAAGATAGTGCATCTCAAAAAATTCGTTTTGAGCTAATTAATAACGTCATAATTATTCCAGTTGAAGTTAATGGGATTTCATTGAAGTTTCTTTTAGATACAGGTGTAAGCAAGCCCATAGTTTTTAATTTTTTAAAGGCATCGGACTCATTAAAAGTTTTAAATGCAGAAAAAATAAAATTAAAAGGGTTAGGAGATGGCGATTATATTGACGCATTACGATCTAGCCATAACACATTTAAAATAGGTAATGCAATAAATACAGATCAAACTTTTTTTGCAATTTTTGACCCCAGAGTTAATTTTGCTCCAAAATTAGGAATAGCAATAGATGGTATTATTGGATACGATTTGTTTAAAGATTTTATAGTAGAAATTAATTATTCTAACAGATTTATCAGACTACACCAACCTGATAAGTATACTTACAAAAGTTGCAAAAAATGCGAAACTTTTAATTTAGAATTCAATAATAACAAACCTTATTTGGATGCTAAAGTGCTAACTAACGGTAAAGACATTCCTGTTAAGATGTTAATTGATTCTGGAAGTAGTGATGCGATTTGGTTATTTGAGGATGATGAAAAAGACTTAACCCTTTCAAAAAATTATTTTTATGATTTTTTAGGATCTGGTCTAAGCGGAAATGTATTTGGTAAACGTACCAAAATTGATGCTTTAAAATTAAAGCAATTTGTTTTAGAAAATCCAAAAGCAGCTTTTCCAGACTCTGTTACAATAGCTTCAGTTAAAAAGTTTAAAGATAGAGATGGCACCTTGGGAGGAGAGGTTTTGAGGCGTTTTAATTGTATTGTAGATTATACAAATTCTAAACTTACCTTAAAACCCAATTATTTTTTCAAGAAAAAATTTAGTTACAACAAAAGTGGATTACAGATAGAGCATGATGGAGTAAGAGTAATTATGGAGTTTGATGTGTATGATAACTCGACTACATTTAATCCAAATAGCTCAGGATTACAAGTTAAAAGTATATTAGCTAAAGATTATAAGTATTCAATTAAACCAGCTTATAGAGTGTTTAATGTTATTAAGAATTCGCCAGCATATAAAGCAGGATTACAAAAAGGAGATGTTATATTTGAAATAAACGGTAAGAGTACTCATGACATGACGTTGAATAATTTAGTTGGTTATTTTTATCAAAAAGAAGGTACAAGAATAAAACTTGTTGTAGATAGATTAGGTAAGAATAGAAAATTTGAATTTAATCTAGAATCTCCCATAAAATAA
- a CDS encoding DUF1573 domain-containing protein encodes MKKLFTILFIGLISLSVNAQEKIAKIEFKETTIDYGVIEKGANGVRTFVFTNTGNAPLIISKVSSSCGCTVPKKPEAPIMPGETGEIEVKYDTNRVMPIRKTITVLSNAETPTVSLKIKGEVIDPSKTSVLEKKSKSVMETKKS; translated from the coding sequence ATGAAAAAATTATTTACAATATTATTTATCGGATTGATTAGTCTATCTGTGAATGCTCAAGAAAAAATAGCTAAAATTGAGTTTAAAGAAACAACGATAGATTACGGAGTTATAGAAAAAGGTGCTAATGGTGTTAGAACTTTTGTGTTTACTAATACTGGTAATGCACCTTTAATCATATCTAAAGTTAGTTCTAGTTGCGGATGTACAGTACCAAAAAAACCAGAAGCTCCAATCATGCCTGGAGAGACTGGAGAAATTGAGGTAAAGTACGACACCAATCGTGTAATGCCTATTAGAAAAACAATTACTGTTTTATCTAATGCAGAAACACCAACCGTATCACTTAAAATTAAAGGTGAAGTTATTGACCCTTCAAAAACTAGTGTATTAGAGAAAAAGTCTAAAAGTGTAATGGAAACTAAAAAAAGTTAA
- a CDS encoding valine--tRNA ligase encodes MQIPSKYDAQQVENKWYDYWMTHNYFHSEPDHREPYTIVIPPPNVTGVLHMGHMLNNTIQDVLIRRARLQGKNACWVPGTDHASIATEAKVVAKLKAQGIDKNDLTRDQFLAHAWEWTEEYGGVILEQLKKLGCSCDWDRTKFTMDDDMSEAVIKVFVDLYEKGLIYRGYRMVNWDPEAKTTLSDEEVIHEERQGNLYYINYKIEGSDDTLTIATTRPETIFGDTAICINPEDDRFAHLRGKKAIVPICNRVIPIIEDEYVDVEFGTGCLKVTPAHDENDKVLGDKHKLEVIDIFNEDASLNSYGLQFEGQDRFAARKNVAKELEAKGVLVKTETHINKVGTSERTKAVIEPRLSDQWFLKMEELVKPAIEAVLGEDAEIKLFPKKFENTYRHWMENIRDWNISRQLLWGQQIPAYYYGDGKEDFVVAETLEQAVKLAQEKTNNLQLTTNDLHQDTDALDTWFSSWLWPMSVFDGIRNPENKDIKYYYPTNDLVTGPDILFFWVARMIIAGYEYKNERPFNNVYLTGLVRDKQRRKMSKSLGNSPDALKLIEDYSADGVRVGLLLSSAAGNDLMFDEALCQQGKGFGNKIWNAFKLTNLWEVSESIEQPNSSKIAIDWYEAKFNTVLVEIEDHFSKYRLSDALMAIYKLIYDDFCGWLLEIVKPAYQQPIDAITYNKVMAIFEDNLKILHPFMPFLTEDIWQYISERTPEDALIIAKWPEVKPINKDLITQFEFASEVISGIRTVRKEKNIAFKDAIGFSVINNERSNTTFDTIIAKLGNLEAIEYVSEPVEGALTFRVKSNEYFIPMEGAIDVEAEIVKLTEELNYTEGFLKSVQKKLSNERFVAGAPEQVVASEKKKEADALAKIETLKSSLESLK; translated from the coding sequence ATGCAAATTCCATCAAAATACGATGCGCAACAAGTAGAAAATAAGTGGTATGACTACTGGATGACACACAATTATTTTCATTCTGAGCCTGACCACAGAGAGCCTTATACCATTGTTATTCCGCCACCAAACGTAACAGGAGTCTTGCATATGGGACACATGTTAAATAACACTATTCAAGATGTGTTAATCCGTCGTGCGCGTTTACAAGGTAAAAATGCCTGTTGGGTTCCTGGTACAGATCATGCCTCTATTGCTACAGAAGCTAAGGTTGTTGCTAAATTAAAGGCACAAGGTATAGATAAAAATGATTTGACAAGAGACCAGTTTTTAGCTCATGCATGGGAATGGACTGAAGAATATGGAGGCGTAATACTTGAACAACTAAAAAAATTAGGATGCTCTTGCGATTGGGACCGAACTAAATTTACAATGGATGACGACATGTCAGAAGCTGTAATAAAGGTGTTTGTAGATTTATATGAAAAAGGACTAATTTACAGAGGTTACCGTATGGTAAATTGGGATCCGGAAGCTAAAACCACGTTGTCTGATGAAGAGGTAATACATGAAGAACGTCAAGGAAACTTATACTACATCAATTATAAAATAGAAGGAAGTGACGACACGTTAACGATAGCAACTACGCGTCCAGAAACTATTTTTGGAGATACAGCCATTTGTATTAATCCAGAAGATGATCGTTTTGCGCACTTACGTGGAAAAAAAGCCATAGTGCCAATTTGTAATCGCGTAATTCCGATTATTGAAGATGAATACGTTGATGTAGAATTCGGAACAGGTTGTTTAAAAGTAACTCCTGCTCATGATGAAAACGATAAAGTTTTAGGTGATAAGCACAAATTAGAAGTCATCGATATTTTTAATGAAGATGCTTCGCTGAATAGTTATGGATTACAATTTGAAGGTCAAGATCGCTTTGCAGCTAGAAAAAATGTTGCAAAAGAGCTAGAAGCTAAAGGTGTTTTGGTTAAAACCGAAACACACATTAATAAAGTGGGTACATCAGAGCGTACCAAAGCAGTTATTGAGCCACGATTAAGCGACCAATGGTTTTTAAAAATGGAAGAATTGGTTAAACCAGCAATAGAAGCTGTTTTAGGTGAGGATGCAGAGATTAAATTATTCCCAAAGAAATTTGAAAACACGTATCGTCATTGGATGGAAAATATAAGAGATTGGAATATCTCACGTCAATTACTTTGGGGACAACAAATTCCTGCCTACTATTATGGAGATGGGAAAGAGGATTTTGTAGTAGCAGAAACTCTTGAGCAAGCTGTTAAGCTTGCACAAGAGAAAACTAACAATTTGCAACTAACTACTAACGACTTGCATCAGGATACAGACGCATTAGATACTTGGTTCAGCTCTTGGTTATGGCCTATGTCTGTGTTTGACGGAATACGCAATCCAGAAAACAAAGACATAAAATACTATTATCCAACAAACGACTTAGTAACTGGTCCAGATATTTTATTCTTTTGGGTCGCACGTATGATTATTGCTGGTTACGAATATAAAAATGAAAGACCTTTTAATAATGTATACTTAACAGGGTTAGTTCGCGATAAGCAACGCAGAAAAATGAGTAAATCTTTGGGGAACTCACCAGATGCATTAAAATTAATAGAAGATTATAGCGCAGATGGAGTACGTGTTGGATTACTGTTAAGTAGTGCTGCTGGTAACGATTTAATGTTTGACGAAGCCTTATGCCAACAAGGAAAAGGATTTGGAAACAAAATATGGAATGCCTTTAAATTAACCAACCTTTGGGAAGTTAGCGAATCTATAGAACAACCTAATTCTAGTAAAATAGCAATAGATTGGTACGAAGCTAAGTTTAATACAGTATTGGTAGAAATAGAAGACCACTTTAGTAAATACAGGTTGAGTGATGCTTTAATGGCTATTTATAAATTAATTTATGACGATTTTTGTGGATGGTTACTTGAAATTGTAAAACCAGCCTATCAACAACCTATTGATGCAATAACATATAATAAAGTGATGGCCATTTTTGAGGATAATTTAAAAATATTACATCCTTTTATGCCATTCTTAACAGAAGATATATGGCAATATATTTCTGAAAGAACTCCAGAAGACGCATTAATTATTGCTAAATGGCCAGAAGTTAAGCCAATTAATAAAGACTTAATCACGCAGTTTGAATTTGCGTCAGAAGTTATTTCTGGTATAAGAACGGTTAGAAAAGAAAAGAATATAGCGTTTAAAGATGCTATCGGTTTTTCGGTTATTAATAATGAAAGGTCAAATACAACTTTTGATACTATAATTGCTAAATTAGGAAACTTAGAAGCAATAGAGTATGTGTCAGAACCAGTTGAAGGTGCTTTAACCTTTAGAGTAAAATCTAACGAGTATTTTATACCAATGGAAGGTGCAATTGATGTGGAAGCCGAAATTGTTAAGCTAACCGAAGAGTTAAATTATACTGAAGGCTTCTTAAAATCAGTACAAAAAAAGCTGTCTAACGAGCGTTTTGTAGCTGGTGCACCAGAACAAGTTGTAGCTTCTGAAAAGAAGAAAGAAGCAGACGCTTTGGCTAAGATTGAGACTTTAAAATCTAGTTTAGAGAGTTTAAAGTAA
- a CDS encoding DNA/RNA non-specific endonuclease, with protein sequence MSNKTKYSILTAIVIIGTYLIKDYLIAKEKIEVVAGGATVKANTNEYFLPTSTTGQIVHHEGYSLSYSEPHEQAEWVAYELKKSHLSNANFKRPYFEIDEAVKTGAAHWRNYKQSGYDRGHLCPAGDRKYSQAAHDETFLTSNISPQKHDFNSGVWNRLEQKTRYWASKYDGVFVISGGILKGKMKSIGTEKVSVPNQFYKVLIDNNTGKTKMIAFLMDHQDSDLPLYKFVTSVDHIESLTGIDFFSELDDDLENNLEASSDYKNWSF encoded by the coding sequence ATGTCAAACAAAACCAAATACTCAATACTTACAGCAATTGTAATTATTGGAACCTATTTAATTAAAGACTATTTAATTGCAAAAGAAAAAATTGAAGTAGTTGCAGGTGGTGCAACTGTAAAAGCAAACACCAACGAGTACTTTTTACCAACTAGCACAACAGGTCAAATTGTCCATCACGAAGGATACAGTCTAAGTTATAGTGAACCACATGAGCAAGCAGAATGGGTGGCTTACGAGCTTAAAAAGTCTCATTTAAGTAACGCTAATTTTAAGCGTCCTTATTTTGAAATTGATGAAGCAGTAAAAACAGGTGCAGCACATTGGCGTAATTATAAACAATCAGGTTATGATCGTGGACATTTATGTCCTGCAGGTGACAGAAAATATAGTCAAGCAGCGCATGACGAAACGTTTTTAACTAGTAATATCTCTCCTCAAAAACACGATTTTAACTCTGGAGTGTGGAATAGGCTAGAACAAAAAACACGCTATTGGGCTAGTAAGTATGATGGTGTTTTTGTTATATCTGGAGGAATATTAAAAGGTAAAATGAAATCTATAGGTACCGAGAAAGTGTCTGTGCCAAATCAGTTTTACAAAGTGTTAATAGATAACAATACTGGTAAAACTAAAATGATTGCATTTTTGATGGATCATCAAGATTCTGACTTGCCACTTTACAAATTTGTGACTTCAGTAGATCACATTGAAAGCTTGACAGGGATTGATTTCTTTTCAGAATTAGATGATGACCTTGAAAACAATTTAGAAGCTTCAAGCGACTATAAAAACTGGAGTTTTTAA
- a CDS encoding glycosyltransferase family 2 protein yields MKFYIIIPAHNEASSIGLTLKSLTDQTLLPKELVVVNDNSTDETRMIVEEFQQKFDFIKLINITSSNKHLPGTKIINAFYKGYEVIAKDFDVICKFDADLIFPLNYLEKLALHFNTNKNIGMVAGYCYILKNNQWVLEDITSKDHIRGALKAYKKDCFEAIGQLKKSMGWDTVDELLAKYHNWNIVLDDSLHVKHLKPTGISYNKSAKYLQGEAMYKMRYGFILTFITAIKMGIKKNSFKYFKDYVIGYLKAVINKPKQLVTVEEGRFIRHLRWKGVKKKLF; encoded by the coding sequence ATGAAATTTTATATAATCATTCCTGCTCACAACGAAGCCTCCTCCATTGGATTGACTTTAAAATCACTTACTGATCAAACTTTACTTCCAAAGGAACTTGTTGTAGTTAATGATAACTCGACTGACGAGACTAGAATGATAGTTGAAGAGTTTCAGCAAAAATTTGATTTTATAAAATTGATTAATATTACGTCTTCCAATAAACATTTACCAGGCACCAAAATAATTAATGCTTTTTACAAAGGTTACGAAGTTATTGCAAAGGATTTTGATGTGATTTGTAAATTTGATGCTGACTTAATTTTTCCTTTAAATTATTTAGAAAAATTAGCTCTTCATTTTAATACCAATAAAAACATTGGGATGGTTGCTGGTTACTGCTACATTCTAAAAAATAACCAATGGGTTTTAGAGGATATTACCAGTAAGGACCACATTAGAGGTGCTTTGAAAGCCTACAAAAAAGACTGTTTTGAAGCAATTGGGCAATTAAAAAAGTCCATGGGTTGGGATACTGTGGACGAGCTACTTGCCAAATACCATAATTGGAATATTGTCTTGGATGACTCTTTACATGTTAAGCATCTCAAACCAACTGGCATCAGTTATAATAAATCTGCTAAATACTTACAAGGCGAAGCGATGTATAAAATGCGATATGGCTTTATACTTACTTTTATTACAGCCATCAAAATGGGAATAAAAAAGAACAGTTTTAAATATTTTAAAGATTATGTAATTGGCTATTTAAAAGCTGTTATAAATAAACCTAAACAACTTGTAACTGTTGAAGAAGGTAGATTTATAAGACATTTACGCTGGAAAGGAGTTAAGAAAAAACTGTTTTAA
- a CDS encoding FkbM family methyltransferase: MKLANIIYKIIYQRNINFIFRKINKLLGKFIPNIKLPPSGIIKIKTTSGILKIETNQTSYLTQLLYWKGYKKFEYSVIFEDLVKNKRTFLDIGSNIGYYSLLAGQSNPKIKIYAFEPAIGPKYYLDKNIELNKFENQIKTFDVALSNSIGVIDFYEVENVKYKNLKYNLAGEGNTGTKTKSRNFIKREVSTTTLDKFVKQNNIKNIDIIKLDTEGTEIEILNNGKNTIIENQPIVICETLFNTIEKELEDFFKPLNYLIFNHKNKNLTKVTSIVRENDDGIRNCFFVPKDKTHLISKYT; this comes from the coding sequence ATGAAATTAGCAAATATTATTTATAAAATTATATATCAAAGAAATATAAATTTTATTTTTCGAAAAATAAATAAACTTTTAGGAAAGTTTATTCCAAATATTAAACTCCCTCCCTCTGGTATTATAAAAATAAAAACAACATCAGGTATTCTTAAAATTGAAACCAATCAAACTAGTTATTTAACTCAGTTACTCTATTGGAAAGGTTACAAAAAATTTGAATATTCAGTCATATTTGAAGATTTAGTAAAAAATAAGAGAACTTTTTTGGACATAGGTTCAAATATTGGCTATTATTCTCTGCTAGCAGGCCAATCAAATCCTAAAATAAAAATTTATGCATTTGAACCTGCAATTGGTCCAAAATACTACTTAGATAAAAATATCGAACTAAATAAATTTGAAAATCAAATTAAAACTTTTGATGTTGCATTATCAAATTCTATAGGAGTAATTGATTTTTATGAAGTAGAAAATGTTAAATATAAAAATTTAAAGTATAATTTAGCTGGAGAAGGTAATACTGGCACTAAAACAAAGTCAAGGAATTTTATAAAAAGAGAAGTATCTACAACTACTTTAGATAAATTTGTTAAACAAAATAATATTAAAAATATCGATATAATTAAACTGGATACAGAAGGAACTGAAATTGAAATATTAAATAATGGAAAAAATACAATTATTGAGAATCAACCAATAGTTATTTGTGAAACATTGTTTAACACTATAGAAAAAGAATTAGAAGATTTTTTCAAACCATTAAATTATTTAATATTTAACCATAAAAATAAAAATCTAACTAAAGTTACAAGTATAGTTAGAGAAAATGATGATGGTATTAGAAATTGCTTCTTCGTACCCAAAGATAAAACTCATCTAATATCTAAATATACTTAG